In the genome of Myxococcus stipitatus, one region contains:
- the cyoE gene encoding heme o synthase, whose product MSARAEAVSTTASDLLSLMKPRLSSLVLITTAGGMFLAPGPLSAVHALVTLLATAGTVGAANTLNCYWERHSDQFMERTRNRPLPSGRMEPAVALWFGISLALVSLPALALGANLLTAALGLLALLSYVFAYTPAKARTAAAMIVGAVPGALPPLMGWTAVTNQVDAGGFALFAILFLWQMPHFIAIALFRKEEYAAAGLKSVPLERGDDSARAQVVLYLVALVPMTMLPFQLHIAGSWYLAAAVVLGLSFLGLGAWGFFKRLGKPWARQAFFFSLIYLTGLFAALCLDRVPRG is encoded by the coding sequence TTGAGCGCGCGTGCCGAAGCCGTGTCGACGACCGCGTCCGACCTGCTCTCCTTGATGAAGCCCCGGCTCTCCAGCCTGGTGCTCATCACCACCGCGGGAGGCATGTTCCTGGCGCCGGGCCCGCTGTCCGCGGTCCACGCCCTGGTGACGTTGCTGGCCACGGCCGGCACGGTGGGCGCGGCCAACACGCTCAACTGCTACTGGGAGCGGCACAGCGACCAGTTCATGGAGCGCACGCGCAACCGACCGCTGCCGTCCGGGCGGATGGAGCCCGCGGTGGCGCTGTGGTTCGGCATCTCCCTGGCGCTGGTGTCGCTGCCCGCGCTGGCCCTGGGGGCGAACCTCCTGACGGCCGCCCTGGGGCTGCTCGCGCTGCTGAGCTACGTGTTCGCGTACACGCCGGCAAAGGCCCGCACCGCCGCGGCCATGATTGTGGGCGCGGTGCCCGGCGCGCTGCCTCCGCTGATGGGCTGGACGGCGGTGACGAACCAGGTGGATGCGGGAGGCTTCGCGCTCTTCGCCATCCTGTTCCTGTGGCAGATGCCGCACTTCATCGCCATCGCGCTGTTCCGCAAGGAGGAGTACGCCGCCGCGGGCCTCAAGTCCGTGCCGCTGGAGCGCGGTGATGACTCCGCCCGTGCCCAGGTGGTCCTCTACCTGGTGGCGCTGGTGCCCATGACGATGCTGCCCTTCCAGCTCCACATCGCCGGCTCCTGGTACCTGGCGGCCGCGGTGGTCCTGGGGCTGAGCTTCCTGGGCCTGGGAGCGTGGGGCTTCTTCAAGCGACTCGGGAAGCCCTGGGCGCGCCAGGCGTTCTTCTTTTCGCTCATCTACCTCACCGGATTGTTCGCGGCGCTGTGCCTGGACCGCGTTCCCCGCGGCTAG
- a CDS encoding DUF2760 domain-containing protein: MTDPSASLSFFARIWLAWLCFWRCLVSGDFARAVLPASQAYDAGKLAELPSGQPTPPPVAVKPPEPTPAPPPEREHASALALLSMLQREGRLVDFLQENVAAFSDAEVGAACRIVHEGCRKVVGQYLALQPVLPQSEGDRVTVPAGFDAQRIRLSGNVTGQPPHTGTLRHHGWVVSEVKFPTVSPAMDPRVLAPADVELA, from the coding sequence ATGACTGACCCGTCCGCCTCCCTGTCGTTCTTCGCGCGCATCTGGCTCGCCTGGCTCTGCTTCTGGCGCTGCCTGGTCTCCGGCGACTTCGCCCGCGCGGTGCTCCCCGCCAGCCAGGCGTATGACGCCGGGAAGCTCGCCGAGCTCCCTTCGGGCCAGCCCACCCCTCCCCCAGTGGCCGTGAAGCCGCCCGAGCCCACCCCCGCCCCGCCGCCCGAGCGAGAGCACGCCAGCGCCCTGGCGCTCCTCTCCATGCTCCAGCGCGAGGGCCGGCTGGTCGACTTCCTCCAGGAGAACGTGGCCGCCTTCTCGGACGCCGAGGTGGGCGCCGCCTGCCGCATCGTCCATGAGGGGTGCCGCAAGGTGGTGGGCCAGTACCTCGCCCTCCAGCCGGTGCTGCCCCAGTCGGAGGGGGACCGGGTCACCGTGCCCGCGGGCTTCGATGCGCAGCGCATCCGCCTGAGCGGCAACGTGACGGGCCAGCCGCCCCACACCGGGACGCTCCGTCACCATGGATGGGTCGTGTCCGAGGTGAAGTTCCCCACGGTGAGCCCCGCCATGGACCCTCGGGTGCTCGCGCCAGCGGACGTCGAGCTCGCCTGA
- a CDS encoding tetratricopeptide repeat protein, which yields MSTSPSKTLSPAELAKLEHAFASDPSSAAYKPLAEAYLSMGRFMEAMVVCKKGVKAHPNAADPRLLLARVYAEQGKDKKALEEALGALQVQPEDKAALRLAGALQLKTGETEPGKANLLKAFSADPGDPDTVTLLQQHKIEPPRPAAPAPAVAAPVAPAPSAVQQSAASLSQGAASATSPEPAPAPKPAPRAAPSEPSRTAPAQPRAAAPQPRRPQPVVVEEVDDDEDDDLPRRRGGRAQGGKGKLMTVALLVAIPLFIGGYGWYTAHTRKISRELKKHLEASAELLKRDSFDSYKKACEEADKAIEVNSDSGQAHGYLAYAYAIRWGEHGGGDDARRRAEEHLAAGKKSGDVSSHLIAAEALAQTYGGKGKDALGGLEETVKGLDAQGRSSSLLYLTLGLIQMNAGDLDRARDTLERAQVLAPDDPRVYSGLGAVYRRLGQDSAAWKNYDLALRYEKDHPESLLGRSLLMLEQDEPNYGLVHTMLKKLIESEPPPSPRQLAAAHLARSLLVSRVSAAMPNLKPDVQQKLSEATAVPLDKDKARAEMQKSEETGFTLDKQNPELHLIKGRRLLAEGNFDQAAEEIRKAIRVDGSRAQFHVELAKALMGKQGGEKEAAGALETALKTMGDSPKLVVMLGNAYRRQGKLDEALTQYQRAVKDPKAKNPEARLAMGAIYRERSDWAKAQEQLEKASQEFVGQPERSAMALTELARVYQGKGDAAKADETYQRALNADEGFGAAYYYYATLLAKDAKQGSKAKMLAQEYLKREPSGEHASAARSLSGG from the coding sequence ATGTCTACCTCCCCTTCAAAGACGTTGAGCCCGGCCGAGCTCGCGAAGCTCGAACACGCGTTCGCCTCCGACCCGTCATCGGCCGCCTACAAGCCTCTGGCTGAAGCGTACCTGAGCATGGGGCGCTTCATGGAGGCGATGGTCGTCTGCAAGAAGGGGGTGAAGGCGCATCCCAACGCCGCCGACCCGCGCCTCCTTCTCGCCCGCGTCTATGCCGAGCAAGGCAAGGACAAGAAGGCCTTGGAAGAGGCGCTCGGCGCCCTCCAGGTCCAGCCCGAGGACAAGGCCGCGTTGCGGCTGGCCGGTGCGCTCCAGCTGAAGACGGGCGAGACCGAGCCAGGCAAGGCGAACCTCCTCAAGGCCTTCAGCGCGGACCCGGGAGACCCGGACACCGTCACGCTGCTCCAGCAGCACAAGATTGAGCCGCCGCGTCCGGCCGCGCCCGCACCCGCGGTCGCCGCTCCCGTCGCGCCCGCGCCCTCCGCCGTCCAGCAGTCGGCGGCGTCCCTCTCTCAAGGGGCCGCGTCCGCCACGAGCCCGGAGCCCGCTCCCGCGCCGAAGCCCGCGCCGCGCGCGGCGCCTTCGGAGCCCTCGCGCACCGCGCCCGCCCAGCCGCGCGCCGCCGCGCCTCAGCCTCGCCGCCCGCAGCCGGTGGTGGTGGAAGAGGTGGATGACGACGAGGATGACGACCTGCCTCGCCGCCGCGGTGGCCGTGCCCAGGGTGGCAAGGGCAAGCTGATGACGGTGGCCCTGCTGGTGGCCATCCCGTTGTTCATCGGCGGCTACGGTTGGTACACGGCGCACACCCGGAAGATCTCCCGCGAGCTGAAGAAGCACCTGGAGGCCTCCGCGGAGCTGCTCAAGCGCGACTCGTTCGACAGCTACAAGAAGGCCTGTGAAGAGGCGGACAAGGCCATCGAGGTGAACTCCGACTCCGGCCAGGCGCACGGCTACCTCGCGTACGCCTACGCCATCCGCTGGGGTGAGCACGGTGGGGGTGACGATGCCCGTCGCCGCGCCGAGGAGCACCTGGCCGCCGGCAAGAAGTCGGGCGACGTCAGCTCGCACCTCATCGCCGCCGAGGCGCTGGCGCAGACCTACGGTGGGAAGGGCAAGGACGCGTTGGGCGGGCTGGAGGAGACGGTGAAGGGCCTGGATGCCCAGGGCCGCTCCAGCTCCCTGCTGTACCTCACGCTCGGCCTCATCCAGATGAACGCGGGCGACCTGGACCGCGCCCGGGACACGCTCGAGCGCGCGCAGGTGCTGGCGCCGGACGACCCGCGCGTCTACTCCGGCCTGGGCGCGGTGTACCGCCGCCTGGGACAGGACAGCGCCGCGTGGAAGAACTACGACCTGGCGCTGCGCTACGAGAAGGACCACCCGGAGTCCCTGCTGGGCCGCTCCCTCCTGATGCTGGAGCAGGACGAGCCCAACTACGGGCTGGTCCACACCATGCTCAAGAAGCTGATCGAGTCGGAGCCGCCGCCGTCGCCCCGGCAGCTGGCCGCCGCGCACCTGGCGCGCTCGCTGCTCGTCAGCCGCGTGTCCGCCGCGATGCCGAACCTGAAGCCGGACGTGCAGCAGAAGCTCTCCGAGGCCACCGCCGTCCCGCTGGACAAGGACAAGGCGCGCGCGGAGATGCAGAAGAGCGAGGAGACCGGCTTCACGCTCGACAAGCAGAACCCGGAGCTGCACCTCATCAAGGGCCGCCGCCTCCTGGCCGAGGGCAACTTCGACCAGGCCGCCGAGGAGATTCGCAAGGCCATCCGCGTGGACGGCTCGCGTGCGCAGTTCCACGTCGAGCTGGCCAAGGCCCTCATGGGCAAGCAGGGAGGCGAGAAGGAGGCCGCGGGGGCGCTCGAGACGGCGCTCAAGACGATGGGCGACAGCCCCAAGCTGGTGGTGATGCTGGGCAACGCCTACCGCCGCCAGGGCAAGCTGGATGAGGCGCTCACGCAGTACCAGCGCGCGGTGAAGGACCCCAAGGCGAAGAACCCCGAGGCGCGGCTGGCCATGGGCGCCATCTACCGGGAGCGCTCCGACTGGGCCAAGGCGCAGGAGCAGCTGGAGAAGGCGAGCCAGGAGTTCGTGGGACAGCCGGAGCGGTCGGCCATGGCGCTCACGGAGCTGGCGCGCGTCTACCAGGGCAAGGGCGACGCCGCGAAGGCGGACGAGACCTACCAGCGCGCGCTCAACGCCGACGAGGGCTTCGGCGCCGCGTACTACTACTACGCCACGCTGCTCGCGAAGGACGCCAAGCAGGGCTCCAAGGCGAAGATGCTGGCCCAGGAGTACCTGAAGCGCGAGCCGAGCGGCGAACACGCCAGCGCGGCCCGCTCGCTCTCGGGCGGGTGA
- a CDS encoding Hsp70 family protein, which produces MARYSIGIDLGTTHSAVSYFNLEDGKSRGRAQSMLPIPQLTAPGTVEARPLLPSFLYLPAAQEFPKGSLALPWNPEATSIIGELARSHGAKVPTRLVSSPKSWLSHPGVDRRSAMLPWQAPEDVQRVSPLDASARFLRHLKEAWDTTFAKEKEDAGNALAQQDVIVTVPASFDAAARELTLEAAKAAGIEHLTLLEEPQAALYAWLEAMGESFRQQVKPGEVILVVDVGGGTTDFSVITVRDRDGEVELLRVAVGDHILLGGDNMDLALAHTLNQRLTAEGKKLDPWQFNALTHGCRQAKETLYADTSLDKVSISVPSRGSSLIGGTLRTELTREELERVLTDGFFPVTPLAELPRTARRTGLAQMALPYAQDPGVSRHLAAFLTRQAQALASSHDAPVAIGDKSFLHPTAVLFNGGVFKAGPLKARVMEVLNLWLKADGGAPAKELEGADLDLSVARGAAYYGWVKQGHGLRIRGGTARAYYVGVESAMPAVPGFEPPVKALCVAPFGMEEGTQADVPPQEFGLVTGEPTSFRFFSSSMRRDDTVGVMVDDVADALATGEMEELAPIETTMPGQPSAFGDLTPVNLQAAVTEVGTLELRCLEKGGPGRWKLELNVRLKE; this is translated from the coding sequence ATGGCCCGCTATTCCATCGGCATCGACCTTGGCACCACGCACTCCGCGGTGTCGTACTTCAACCTGGAGGACGGAAAGTCCCGGGGCCGCGCGCAGTCGATGCTGCCCATCCCCCAGCTGACCGCGCCCGGCACCGTGGAGGCGAGGCCGCTTCTTCCCTCCTTCCTCTACCTGCCCGCCGCGCAGGAGTTCCCCAAGGGCAGCCTCGCGCTGCCGTGGAACCCGGAGGCCACCTCCATCATTGGAGAGCTGGCGCGCTCGCACGGGGCCAAGGTGCCCACGCGGCTGGTGTCCTCCCCCAAGAGCTGGCTGTCCCACCCGGGCGTGGACCGGCGCTCGGCGATGTTGCCGTGGCAGGCCCCGGAGGACGTGCAGCGCGTGTCGCCGCTGGATGCGTCCGCGCGCTTCCTGCGCCACCTCAAGGAGGCGTGGGACACCACCTTCGCCAAGGAGAAGGAGGACGCCGGCAACGCGCTGGCCCAGCAGGACGTCATCGTCACCGTCCCCGCCTCGTTCGACGCGGCGGCCCGGGAGCTGACGCTGGAGGCAGCGAAGGCGGCGGGCATCGAGCACCTCACCTTGTTGGAGGAGCCCCAGGCCGCGCTGTACGCGTGGCTGGAGGCGATGGGTGAGTCCTTCCGGCAGCAGGTGAAGCCCGGCGAGGTCATCCTCGTGGTGGACGTGGGCGGAGGCACCACGGACTTCTCCGTCATCACCGTGAGGGACCGCGACGGCGAGGTGGAGCTGCTGCGCGTGGCCGTGGGCGACCACATCCTCCTGGGCGGCGACAACATGGACCTGGCGCTGGCGCACACGCTCAACCAGCGCCTCACGGCCGAGGGCAAGAAGCTGGACCCGTGGCAGTTCAACGCCCTCACCCACGGGTGCCGCCAGGCCAAGGAGACGCTGTACGCGGACACGTCGCTGGACAAGGTGTCCATCTCCGTCCCCAGCCGAGGCTCGTCGCTCATCGGCGGCACGCTGCGCACGGAGCTCACGCGCGAGGAGCTGGAGCGCGTCCTCACCGATGGCTTCTTCCCGGTGACGCCGCTGGCGGAGCTGCCTCGCACGGCGCGGCGCACGGGCCTGGCGCAGATGGCGCTGCCCTACGCGCAGGACCCGGGCGTGTCCCGGCACCTGGCGGCCTTCCTCACGCGGCAGGCCCAGGCGCTCGCGAGCAGTCACGACGCGCCGGTGGCCATCGGCGACAAGTCGTTCCTCCACCCGACGGCGGTGCTCTTCAACGGGGGCGTCTTCAAGGCGGGCCCGCTCAAGGCGCGCGTCATGGAGGTGCTCAACCTGTGGCTGAAGGCGGACGGAGGCGCGCCCGCCAAGGAGCTGGAGGGCGCGGACCTGGACCTCTCCGTGGCCCGAGGCGCCGCGTACTACGGCTGGGTGAAGCAGGGACATGGCCTGCGCATCCGAGGCGGCACCGCGCGCGCCTACTACGTGGGCGTGGAGTCGGCGATGCCGGCGGTGCCCGGCTTCGAGCCTCCCGTGAAGGCGCTGTGTGTCGCGCCCTTCGGCATGGAGGAAGGCACCCAGGCGGATGTGCCGCCGCAGGAGTTCGGCCTCGTCACGGGTGAGCCCACCAGCTTCCGCTTCTTCTCCTCCTCCATGCGGCGCGACGACACCGTCGGCGTCATGGTGGATGACGTCGCGGACGCGCTGGCCACGGGCGAGATGGAGGAGCTGGCGCCCATCGAGACCACGATGCCCGGACAGCCCTCGGCCTTCGGCGACCTGACGCCCGTCAACCTGCAGGCCGCGGTGACGGAGGTGGGCACGCTCGAGCTGCGCTGCCTGGAGAAAGGTGGCCCCGGACGCTGGAAGCTGGAGCTCAACGTCCGCTTGAAGGAGTAG
- a CDS encoding ABC transporter ATP-binding protein, which translates to MLDSSPPPSAAPLLHLEGLTRRFKGRVAVDGLTLSVRPGEILGLLGPNGAGKSTTFQILAGLLAPDAGQVRFEGRELSLSDPALRRQMGIIFQRGSLDDLLTARENLMLGARLYGLTGERARERVEAMLGLIGLLDRGDERVGTWSGGMRRRLELARALVHQPRVVLMDEPTQGLDEAAFRTFWAHLKRLRDAEGITVLLTTHRADEAEVCDRLAVLDAGRLVACDTPAALASRMGGDILTVEASEPEALAHEVRERLGVDAKVVEGKVQVEARQGHALVPRLVEAFPAGRLSSVSLRRPTLADVFLQLTGRALGADVPAADPAPRRRR; encoded by the coding sequence ATGCTTGATAGCTCGCCTCCCCCCTCTGCTGCCCCGTTGCTCCACCTCGAGGGGCTGACCCGACGTTTCAAGGGCCGTGTCGCGGTGGACGGGCTGACGCTGTCGGTGAGGCCCGGGGAGATCCTGGGCCTGCTCGGCCCCAACGGCGCGGGCAAGTCCACCACCTTCCAGATTCTGGCGGGCCTGCTGGCGCCCGACGCGGGTCAGGTCCGCTTCGAGGGGCGCGAGCTGTCGCTCAGCGACCCGGCGCTGCGCCGGCAGATGGGCATCATCTTCCAGCGCGGCAGCCTGGATGACCTGCTGACCGCGCGCGAGAACCTGATGCTCGGGGCCCGGCTGTACGGGCTGACGGGGGAGCGGGCTCGCGAGCGGGTGGAGGCGATGCTGGGCCTCATCGGGCTGTTGGACCGGGGCGACGAGCGGGTGGGGACGTGGTCGGGCGGCATGCGCCGCAGGTTGGAGCTCGCGCGGGCGCTGGTGCACCAGCCTCGGGTGGTGCTGATGGACGAGCCCACGCAAGGCCTGGACGAGGCGGCCTTCCGCACCTTCTGGGCGCACCTGAAGCGGCTGCGCGACGCGGAGGGCATCACCGTGCTGCTCACCACCCACCGCGCCGACGAGGCCGAGGTGTGTGACCGGCTGGCCGTGCTGGACGCGGGGCGGCTGGTGGCGTGCGACACGCCGGCGGCGCTGGCGTCGCGCATGGGTGGGGACATCCTCACGGTGGAGGCGTCCGAGCCCGAGGCGCTGGCGCACGAGGTGCGCGAGAGGCTGGGCGTGGACGCGAAGGTGGTGGAGGGGAAGGTGCAGGTGGAGGCCCGACAGGGCCACGCGCTGGTGCCTCGGCTGGTGGAGGCCTTTCCCGCCGGCCGGCTGTCGTCCGTGTCGCTGCGCCGGCCCACGCTGGCGGATGTGTTCCTCCAGCTGACGGGGCGCGCGCTGGGCGCCGATGTTCCGGCCGCGGACCCCGCGCCGAGGAGACGCCGATGA
- a CDS encoding Hsp70 family protein yields MRIVGIDLGTTHCAVASVDPSRGASAPVEDFPVPQLVRQGEVAPRALLPSTVYVPAGHELSADSLRLPWGDDGGPWVVGELARWQGARVPGRLIASAKSWLCHPGVDRSAPILPWGAPADVQKLSPVDASALLLTHMARAWDFAHPDAPLSKQEVVITVPASFDEAARALTVSAARKAGLEKFTLLEEPQAAFYDYTARHRSDLEQTLANVRLVLVVDVGGGTTDFTLVHAGVSPEGPMLRRLAVGDHLMLGGDNMDAALARRVEEKLLPDGRRLSATQWTQAIQAARTAKEALLGKAPPEKYGVSLAGEGSRLLGGTLSSELTREEAHALVLDGFFPRSTPTERPRRAARMALQELGLPYVQDAAVTRHLAAFLAQHAAAGFAALGETPPFEGALPRPDAILLNGGVFNSPWISERLVEAVSAWWPQSPRISLLRHESLELAVARGAAYYGLVRRGHGLRIGGGAARAYYVGLQRAADSAEQPALCLIPRGFEEGQKVDLGARPFTLTLGRPVQFQLYSTTSDRIDKPGDLVPLAEDLKPLPPIHTLLKGASGKVADVPVHLQAVLTEIGTLELYCVSDVADERWRLEFELRGTGGSHELTVTESMPARFAEAKENIERVYGNKPLPLGPKDVKQLGKTLEKALGPRETWRVPVLREMWSTLYAGASKRRRTEDHERVFYSLAGFTLRPGFGYPLDGWRAEQTFSLFDALVQHHQDKAVWTEFWVMWRRIAGGLTEAQQQKLYAYLQPHLARKVPPNAPAAGKLKGIQPEGLEEMVRAAASLEHLSPGDKAEVGRWIAERLKAEARSGGPWAWSLGRLGARVPLYGSSHKVVDVETAEAWLTLLLDLDLRKIDGAPFAAAQLARLTGDRTRDVDPALRERAAQALVAAKASETWVRMVREVVALEAADEARALGDTLPAGLRLS; encoded by the coding sequence ATGCGAATCGTCGGCATCGACCTGGGCACCACCCACTGCGCGGTGGCGTCCGTGGACCCCTCCCGGGGCGCGAGCGCGCCCGTGGAGGACTTCCCTGTCCCGCAGCTCGTCCGTCAGGGAGAAGTGGCGCCGCGCGCGCTGCTGCCCTCCACGGTGTACGTGCCCGCGGGCCACGAGCTGAGCGCCGACTCGCTGCGCCTCCCCTGGGGGGATGACGGAGGCCCGTGGGTGGTGGGCGAGCTGGCGCGCTGGCAGGGCGCGCGCGTGCCGGGCCGGCTGATTGCCAGCGCCAAGAGCTGGCTGTGCCACCCGGGCGTGGACCGCTCCGCGCCCATCCTCCCCTGGGGCGCGCCGGCCGACGTCCAGAAGCTGTCCCCCGTCGATGCCAGCGCGCTCCTGCTGACGCACATGGCGCGCGCCTGGGACTTCGCGCACCCGGACGCGCCCTTGTCGAAGCAGGAGGTGGTCATCACCGTCCCCGCGTCCTTCGACGAGGCCGCGCGGGCCCTCACGGTGAGCGCCGCGCGCAAGGCGGGGCTGGAGAAGTTCACCCTACTGGAGGAGCCGCAGGCGGCCTTCTACGACTATACGGCCCGCCACCGCTCGGACCTGGAGCAGACGCTCGCGAACGTCCGCCTGGTGCTGGTGGTGGACGTCGGCGGCGGCACCACGGACTTCACGCTGGTGCACGCGGGGGTGTCCCCCGAAGGCCCCATGCTCCGACGGCTCGCGGTGGGTGACCACCTCATGCTGGGCGGCGACAACATGGACGCCGCGCTGGCCCGCAGGGTGGAGGAGAAGCTGCTGCCGGACGGACGCCGCCTGTCCGCGACGCAGTGGACGCAGGCGATTCAAGCCGCGCGCACCGCGAAGGAAGCGCTGCTGGGCAAGGCGCCGCCGGAGAAGTACGGCGTGTCGCTCGCGGGTGAGGGCAGCCGGCTGTTGGGCGGGACGCTGTCGTCGGAGCTGACGCGCGAGGAGGCCCACGCGCTGGTGCTCGATGGCTTCTTCCCTCGCTCCACGCCCACCGAGCGCCCCCGGCGCGCCGCGCGCATGGCGCTCCAGGAGCTGGGCCTGCCCTACGTGCAGGACGCGGCGGTGACCCGGCACCTCGCGGCCTTCCTCGCGCAGCACGCGGCGGCGGGCTTCGCGGCGCTGGGCGAGACACCACCCTTCGAGGGCGCCCTGCCCCGCCCCGATGCCATCCTCCTCAACGGCGGCGTCTTCAACTCGCCCTGGATTTCGGAGCGGCTGGTGGAGGCCGTCTCGGCGTGGTGGCCCCAGTCGCCGAGAATCTCGCTGCTGCGGCACGAGTCCCTGGAGCTCGCCGTGGCGCGCGGCGCGGCGTACTACGGGCTGGTGCGGCGCGGGCACGGCCTGCGCATCGGCGGCGGCGCGGCGCGGGCATACTACGTGGGCCTCCAGCGCGCGGCGGACAGCGCGGAGCAGCCCGCGCTCTGCCTCATCCCCCGAGGCTTCGAGGAAGGCCAGAAGGTCGACCTGGGCGCGCGTCCCTTCACGCTCACCCTGGGCCGGCCGGTGCAGTTCCAGCTCTACTCGACGACGAGCGACCGCATCGACAAGCCCGGAGACCTGGTGCCGCTCGCGGAGGACCTGAAGCCGCTGCCGCCCATCCACACGCTGCTCAAGGGCGCGTCGGGGAAGGTGGCGGACGTGCCGGTGCACCTCCAGGCCGTGCTGACGGAGATTGGCACGCTGGAGCTCTACTGCGTCTCCGACGTCGCGGACGAGCGGTGGCGGCTGGAGTTCGAGCTGCGCGGCACGGGCGGCTCACACGAGCTGACCGTCACCGAGTCCATGCCCGCGCGCTTCGCCGAGGCGAAGGAGAACATCGAGCGCGTCTACGGCAACAAGCCCCTGCCCCTGGGCCCCAAGGACGTGAAGCAGCTGGGCAAGACGCTGGAGAAGGCCCTGGGCCCCCGGGAGACCTGGCGCGTGCCGGTGCTGCGCGAGATGTGGAGCACGCTCTACGCGGGCGCGAGCAAGCGGCGCCGCACCGAGGACCACGAGCGCGTCTTCTACAGCCTCGCGGGCTTCACCTTGCGCCCCGGCTTCGGCTACCCGCTGGACGGCTGGCGCGCGGAGCAGACCTTCAGCCTCTTCGACGCGCTGGTGCAGCACCACCAGGACAAGGCGGTGTGGACGGAGTTCTGGGTGATGTGGCGCCGCATCGCCGGCGGCCTGACGGAGGCGCAGCAGCAGAAGCTGTACGCCTACCTCCAGCCGCACCTGGCCCGGAAGGTTCCCCCCAACGCCCCCGCAGCCGGGAAGCTCAAGGGAATCCAACCCGAGGGGTTGGAGGAGATGGTGCGCGCGGCGGCCTCCCTGGAGCACCTGTCGCCGGGAGACAAGGCGGAGGTGGGGCGGTGGATCGCCGAGCGGCTGAAGGCGGAGGCCCGCTCCGGGGGCCCCTGGGCCTGGTCCCTGGGACGGCTGGGCGCGCGCGTGCCCCTCTACGGCAGCAGCCACAAGGTGGTGGACGTGGAGACCGCGGAGGCGTGGCTCACGCTGCTGTTGGACCTGGACCTGCGCAAGATTGACGGCGCCCCCTTCGCGGCGGCGCAGCTGGCGCGGCTCACGGGCGACCGCACCCGAGACGTGGACCCCGCACTGCGCGAGCGCGCGGCCCAGGCCCTCGTCGCGGCGAAGGCGTCGGAGACGTGGGTCCGCATGGTGCGCGAAGTGGTGGCGCTGGAAGCCGCGGACGAAGCGCGCGCGCTTGGTGACACGCTCCCCGCGGGACTGCGCTTGTCGTGA